The following proteins are encoded in a genomic region of candidate division WOR-3 bacterium:
- a CDS encoding small multi-drug export protein: MTPQDLVAKGFTPEWAVFFTSMIPVVELRGALPLAINLFKIPWQKAFIISFIGNILPVPFILLFLKPVTDLLCKVYLFKRFFDWLFSKTRKKSRVIEKYEELGLLIFVAIPLPGTGAWTGALLAYLMGLDFKKSIFFIGIGVFIAGVIVTSLCLIGWIGAIIAVCAMVIFVLIRIFY, translated from the coding sequence ATGACACCGCAAGACCTTGTTGCAAAAGGATTCACTCCTGAATGGGCAGTTTTTTTCACCTCAATGATTCCGGTTGTGGAATTGCGTGGTGCATTACCACTGGCGATAAATCTATTCAAAATTCCCTGGCAAAAGGCATTTATTATCTCTTTTATTGGGAATATACTTCCTGTTCCTTTTATTTTACTTTTTTTAAAACCGGTTACTGATTTATTATGTAAGGTATATCTGTTTAAAAGATTTTTTGACTGGTTATTTAGCAAAACCAGAAAGAAGAGCAGGGTGATTGAAAAATATGAAGAACTTGGACTTCTTATATTTGTTGCAATTCCTCTGCCGGGGACTGGAGCCTGGACTGGTGCCCTGCTTGCTTATTTAATGGGGCTTGATTTCAAAAAGTCAATATTTTTCATCGGTATTGGAGTATTTATTGCGGGTGTGATTGTAACTTCTCTATGTCTTATCGGCTGGATAGGTGCAATAATTGCTGTATGTGCAATGGTGATTTTTGTATTGATAAGGATATTTTAT